In a single window of the Hippoglossus hippoglossus isolate fHipHip1 chromosome 7, fHipHip1.pri, whole genome shotgun sequence genome:
- the copz1 gene encoding coatomer subunit zeta-1 translates to MDSPILEPSLYTVKAVLILDNDGDRLYAKYYDDTYPTAKEQKAFEKNIFNKTHRTDSEIALLEGLTVVYKSNIDLFFYVIGSSHENELMLMAVLNCLFDSLSQMLRKNVERRALLENMEGLFLAVDEIVDGGVILESDPQQVVHRVALRGDDVPLTEQTVTQVLQSAKEQIKWSLLR, encoded by the exons ATGGATTCTCCCATACTG GAACCATCCTTATACACTGTGAAAGCAGTTCTGATCCTGGACAACGACGGAGACAGGCTTTATGCCAAG TATTATGATGACACATACCCAACAGCGAAGGAGCAGAAGGCGTTTGAGAAGAACAtattcaacaaaacacacaggacaGACA GTGAGATAGCTTTACTCGAGGGTCTTACTGTTGTTTACAAGAGCAACATAGACCTCTTCTTTTATGTGATTGGAAGCTCACATGAAAATGAG CTCATGCTCATGGCTGTTCTAAATTGCCTCTTTGATTCGCTCAGTCAGATGTTGAG GAAAAATGTTGAGAGGAGGGCGTTGTTGGAGAATATGGAGGGACTCTTCCTGGCTGTGGACGAGATTGTGGACGGAGG GGTGATCCTGGAGAGTGACCCGCAACAAGTTGTGCACCGTGTGGCTCTCAGA GGGGATGATGTGCCTTTGACAGAGCAGACGGTCACACAG gtTCTTCAGTCTGCCAAAGAACAGATCAAGTGGTCGCTTCTACGATAG